Proteins co-encoded in one Oreochromis aureus strain Israel breed Guangdong linkage group 3, ZZ_aureus, whole genome shotgun sequence genomic window:
- the LOC120437843 gene encoding uncharacterized protein LOC120437843 isoform X3, which yields MKRMMKIMLLLIGVCVLLLSAPTVSAVSLSVSPNLQQVFSGSLVDLSCVDDGQTADGWTVKRTRGGLTEDCGAAPGFGRLLGSYCVVDLSAPSETFWCEDSSGQQSDRVSFSVQSDTRDEGVILEIPALPVRTGSDVILRCRQRNGATVAAYFFIKGSRHGLTRVHIITNIQQADEGLYWCSTDQGGKSPQSSLRVRDPPTIIHPPPHCPPPSTSTNFAPPLTCPPSPPFPASTCPPPPPSSLLVPVVAGTRTKNRNV from the exons gtgtgtgtgtgctgctgctgtctgcaccgactgtttctgcag tgtctctgtctgtcagtccaaaccttcagcaggtcttcagtGGATCTTTAGTGGATCTGAGTTGTGTTGATGATGGACAGACAGCTGATGGATGGACAGTGAAGAGGACCAGAGGAGGACTCACTGAGGACTGtggagcagctccaggctttggGAGGCTTCTTGGTTCCTACTGTGTTGTGGATCTTTCTGCTCCCAGTGAAACCTTCTGGTGTGAGGACTCCTCTGGACAGCAGAGTGACAGAGTCTCCTTCAGTGTCCAATCAGACACTAGAG ATGAAGGTGTCATCCTGGAGATCCCTGCACTTCCTGTgaggacaggaagtgatgtcattctgcgctgcagacagaggaatgGTGCCACAGTCGCAGCTTATTTCTTCATCAAAGGAAGTCGTCATGGTCTTACACGAGTGCACATCATCACTAACATCCAGCAGGCTGATGAAGGTCTCTACTGGTGTTCTACTGATCAGGGTGGAAAGTCTCCTCAGAGCTCtctgagggtcagag ATCCTCCTACAATcatccatcctcctcctcactgtcCTCCTCCAAGCACCTCCACAAACTTTGCTCCTCCTCTTACTtgtcctccctctcctcctttccCAGCATCCacctgtcctcctcctcctccttcctctctccTGGTCCCAGTTGTAGCAG
- the LOC120437843 gene encoding uncharacterized protein LOC120437843 isoform X1 has product MKRMMKIMLLLIGVCVLLLSAPTVSAVSLSVSPNLQQVFSGSLVDLSCVDDGQTADGWTVKRTRGGLTEDCGAAPGFGRLLGSYCVVDLSAPSETFWCEDSSGQQSDRVSFSVQSDTRDEGVILEIPALPVRTGSDVILRCRQRNGATVAAYFFIKGSRHGLTRVHIITNIQQADEGLYWCSTDQGGKSPQSSLRVRDPPTIIHPPPHCPPPSTSTNFAPPLTCPPSPPFPASTCPPPPPSSLLVPVVAGLVSGLLLVLVLGLFLFLCWKLKGTRTKNRNV; this is encoded by the exons gtgtgtgtgtgctgctgctgtctgcaccgactgtttctgcag tgtctctgtctgtcagtccaaaccttcagcaggtcttcagtGGATCTTTAGTGGATCTGAGTTGTGTTGATGATGGACAGACAGCTGATGGATGGACAGTGAAGAGGACCAGAGGAGGACTCACTGAGGACTGtggagcagctccaggctttggGAGGCTTCTTGGTTCCTACTGTGTTGTGGATCTTTCTGCTCCCAGTGAAACCTTCTGGTGTGAGGACTCCTCTGGACAGCAGAGTGACAGAGTCTCCTTCAGTGTCCAATCAGACACTAGAG ATGAAGGTGTCATCCTGGAGATCCCTGCACTTCCTGTgaggacaggaagtgatgtcattctgcgctgcagacagaggaatgGTGCCACAGTCGCAGCTTATTTCTTCATCAAAGGAAGTCGTCATGGTCTTACACGAGTGCACATCATCACTAACATCCAGCAGGCTGATGAAGGTCTCTACTGGTGTTCTACTGATCAGGGTGGAAAGTCTCCTCAGAGCTCtctgagggtcagag ATCCTCCTACAATcatccatcctcctcctcactgtcCTCCTCCAAGCACCTCCACAAACTTTGCTCCTCCTCTTACTtgtcctccctctcctcctttccCAGCATCCacctgtcctcctcctcctccttcctctctccTGGTCCCAGTTGTAGCAGGTCTGGTTTCTGGGCTTCTCCTGGTTCTGGTTCTgggtttgtttctgtttctctgctgGAAACTCAAAG
- the LOC120437843 gene encoding uncharacterized protein LOC120437843 isoform X2 produces MKRMMKIMLLLIGVCVLLLSAPTVSAVSLSVSPNLQQVFSGSLVDLSCVDDGQTADGWTVKRTRGGLTEDCGAAPGFGRLLGSYCVVDLSAPSETFWCEDSSGQQSDRVSFSVQSDTRGVILEIPALPVRTGSDVILRCRQRNGATVAAYFFIKGSRHGLTRVHIITNIQQADEGLYWCSTDQGGKSPQSSLRVRDPPTIIHPPPHCPPPSTSTNFAPPLTCPPSPPFPASTCPPPPPSSLLVPVVAGLVSGLLLVLVLGLFLFLCWKLKGTRTKNRNV; encoded by the exons gtgtgtgtgtgctgctgctgtctgcaccgactgtttctgcag tgtctctgtctgtcagtccaaaccttcagcaggtcttcagtGGATCTTTAGTGGATCTGAGTTGTGTTGATGATGGACAGACAGCTGATGGATGGACAGTGAAGAGGACCAGAGGAGGACTCACTGAGGACTGtggagcagctccaggctttggGAGGCTTCTTGGTTCCTACTGTGTTGTGGATCTTTCTGCTCCCAGTGAAACCTTCTGGTGTGAGGACTCCTCTGGACAGCAGAGTGACAGAGTCTCCTTCAGTGTCCAATCAGACACTAGAG GTGTCATCCTGGAGATCCCTGCACTTCCTGTgaggacaggaagtgatgtcattctgcgctgcagacagaggaatgGTGCCACAGTCGCAGCTTATTTCTTCATCAAAGGAAGTCGTCATGGTCTTACACGAGTGCACATCATCACTAACATCCAGCAGGCTGATGAAGGTCTCTACTGGTGTTCTACTGATCAGGGTGGAAAGTCTCCTCAGAGCTCtctgagggtcagag ATCCTCCTACAATcatccatcctcctcctcactgtcCTCCTCCAAGCACCTCCACAAACTTTGCTCCTCCTCTTACTtgtcctccctctcctcctttccCAGCATCCacctgtcctcctcctcctccttcctctctccTGGTCCCAGTTGTAGCAGGTCTGGTTTCTGGGCTTCTCCTGGTTCTGGTTCTgggtttgtttctgtttctctgctgGAAACTCAAAG